One Melanotaenia boesemani isolate fMelBoe1 chromosome 8, fMelBoe1.pri, whole genome shotgun sequence DNA segment encodes these proteins:
- the LOC121645107 gene encoding E3 ubiquitin-protein ligase TRIM21-like, producing the protein MSAGSNQRSEDQFLCSICLDVFTDPVTTPCGHNFCKNCITQHWEDKVLYECPLCKDSFFARPQLNINTLLREMVDQFRRERQQEASSSSSEQQAAKPGEVPCDVCTGTKLKALKSCLECLTSYCQTHLEPHRTASGLKRHQLMEPVENLEDRMCRKHDKPLELFCRTDQTCVCMLCSVLDHKTHELVSLREESEGKKAELGKTEAEIQLMIQKRRLKIQELKESMKISKDAADRETAGGVQVFTPLMESVQRDLHQLIEEIQDEQKTTEKQAEDFIKDLEQEISELMKRSSEVEQLSRSADHLHLLQSFSTLKAAPPTKDWTEVRVRPPSYEGFVERAVEQLEEKIRKEMKKMIEAELKKVQQYAVDVTLDPDTANPELILSDDGKQVYCGDERKNLPKKPERFSHCANVSGHQSFSSGRFYFEVQVKGKTDWDLGVARESINRKGEITLSPQNGFWSIWLRNGNEYEALAGPSVRLHLQSGPEKVGVFVDYEEGLVFFYDVDAAVLIFSFTGCCFTEKLYPFFSPCPNYGGKNSAPLSICPVSQTV; encoded by the coding sequence ATGTCTGCTGGCAGCAACCAGAGATCTGAGGATCAGTTTCTGTGCTCCATCTGTCTGGATGTGTTCACTGATCCAGTCACCACACCATGTGGACACAACTTCTGCAAGAACTGCATCACCCAACACTGGGAAGATAAAGTTCTGTATGAGTGTCCCTTGTGTAAAGACAGTTTCTTTGCTAGACCTCAGCTGAACATCAACACCTTACTCAGAGAGATGGTTGATCAGTTCAGACGTGAACGTCAGCAGgaagccagcagcagcagctcagagcaACAAGCTGCCAAACCAGGAGAAGTTCCCTGTGACGTCTGCACTGGAACCAAACTGAAGGCCCTGAAGTCCTGCCTGGAGTGTCTGACCTCCTACtgtcagactcacctggagcCTCATCGGACAGCTTCAGGTCTGAAAAGACATCAGCTGATGGAGCCTGTGGAGAACCTGGAGGACAGGATGTGTAGGAAGCACGATAAACCTCTGGAGCTGTTCTGTAGGACCGACCAGACATGTGTCTGCATGCTCTGCTCTGTTTTAGACCACAAGACTCATGAGCTTGTTTCTCTGAGAGAAGAATCTGAAGGAAAGAAGGCAGAGCTGGGGAAGACAGAGGCTGAAATCCAGCTGATGATCCAGAAGAGACGACTGAAGATTCAGGAGCTGAAAGAGTCAATGAAGATCAGtaaagatgctgcagacagagagacagcagGAGGTGTTCAGGTCTTTACCCCTCTGATGGAGTCTGTTCAAAGAGATCTGCACCAGCTCATAGAGGAGATCCAAGACGAACAGAAAACTACAGAGAAACAGGCTGAAGACTTCATCAAAGATCTGGAACAGGAAATCTctgagctgatgaagaggagctctgAGGTGGAGCAGCTCTCACGCTCTGCagaccacctccacctcctccaaaGCTTCTCGAccctgaaagctgctccacccACCAAGGACTGGACAGAGGTCAGAGTCCGCCCACCATCATATGAGGGGTTTGTGGAAAGAGCTGTGGAACAGCTGGAGGAGAAAATCAGGaaagagatgaagaagatgattGAGGCTGAGCTAAAGAAGGTCCAGCAGTATGCAGTGGACGTTACTCTGGATCCTGATACAGCAAATCCAGAACTCATCCTGTCTGATGATGGAAAACAAGTTTACTGTGGTGATGAGAGGAAGAATCTTCCAAAGAAACCAGAGAGATTTTCTCACTGTGCTAATGTTTCAGGGCATCAGAGTTTCTCTTCAGGCAGATTCTACTTTGAGGTTCAGGTTAAAGGAAAAACAGACTGGGATTTAGGAGTGGCCAGAGAGTCCATCAACAGGAAGGGAGAGATCACACTGAGTCCCCAGAATGGTTTCTGGTCTATATGGTTAAGAAATGGAAATGAGTACGAAGCTCTGGCTGGTCCTTCAGTCCGTCTCCATCTTCAGTCTGGTCCTGAGAAGGTGGGGGTGTTTGTGGATTATGAGGAGGGTCTGGTCTTCTTTTATGATGTAGATGCTGCAGTTTTGATCTTCTCTTTTACTGGCTGCTGCTTCACTGAGAAACTGTACCCGTTCTTTAGTCCTTGTCCAAATTATGGTGGTAAAAACTCAGCTCCTTTGAGCATCTGTCCTGTAAGTCAAACTGTCTGA